One window of the Anaeromyxobacter dehalogenans 2CP-C genome contains the following:
- a CDS encoding glycosyltransferase family 2 protein: MDPTLTVIVPVFDEEDNLERVGRELSAYLDRTSTPAQILFVNDGSRDRSGPMIEALCAADPRFHFIHLARNSGLSAALKAGFDHVETRWAGYIDSDLQTSPDDFDLLMPFAAEYELVTGVRVKRKDTLVKKLSSRIANAIRRSFTHDGASDTGCPLKVIRADVARRIPFFKGMHRFLPALVQLDGGKVKEVPVRHFPRVAGESKYHLWNRLLGPTADLFAYRWMRSRYIRYEIAKKG; encoded by the coding sequence ATGGATCCCACGCTCACCGTCATCGTCCCGGTCTTCGACGAGGAGGACAACCTCGAGCGCGTCGGCCGGGAGCTGTCCGCGTACCTCGACCGCACCTCCACGCCCGCGCAGATCCTGTTCGTGAACGACGGCTCGCGCGACCGGAGCGGCCCGATGATCGAGGCGCTCTGCGCCGCGGACCCGCGCTTCCACTTCATCCACCTGGCGCGCAACTCCGGCCTGAGCGCCGCGCTCAAGGCCGGCTTCGACCACGTGGAGACGCGCTGGGCGGGCTACATCGACTCGGACCTGCAGACCTCGCCCGACGACTTCGACCTGCTCATGCCGTTCGCGGCCGAGTACGAGCTCGTCACCGGCGTGCGGGTGAAGCGCAAGGACACGCTGGTGAAGAAGCTGTCCTCGCGCATCGCCAACGCCATCCGGCGCTCGTTCACCCACGACGGCGCCAGCGACACCGGCTGCCCGCTCAAGGTGATCCGCGCCGACGTGGCCCGCCGCATCCCGTTCTTCAAGGGGATGCACCGCTTCCTCCCGGCGCTGGTGCAGCTCGACGGCGGCAAGGTGAAGGAGGTGCCGGTGCGCCACTTCCCGCGCGTCGCCGGCGAGTCGAAGTACCACCTCTGGAACCGGCTGCTCGGCCCCACCGCCGACCTGTTCGCCTACCGCTGGATGCGGAGCCGCTACATCCGCTACGAGATCGCGAAAAAGGGATGA
- a CDS encoding non-canonical purine NTP pyrophosphatase produces the protein MDLLFGSTNPGKLRELRRLVAGLPLRVVSPDDLGRPLPVVVEDGATFQANAEKKAVAWARWSGLHAVADDSGLCVDALGGAPGVHSARWSDLEPEGPASPVCELAGVAELELGPVAGRAARDERNNDKLLAALSGLPDPRRGARYEAVLALARPDGTLVGTVTGTCPGRIGHARRGDGGFGYDPLFVPAAELAAGEGARVRTMAELSSDEKDALSHRGEAFRKLLPMLAALARGA, from the coding sequence ATGGACCTGCTGTTCGGCAGCACGAACCCCGGGAAGCTGCGCGAGCTGCGCCGGCTGGTCGCTGGCCTGCCGCTGCGGGTGGTCTCGCCCGACGACCTGGGCAGGCCGCTCCCGGTGGTGGTGGAGGACGGGGCGACGTTCCAGGCGAACGCCGAGAAGAAGGCCGTCGCCTGGGCGCGCTGGTCCGGGCTGCACGCGGTCGCCGACGACTCCGGCCTGTGCGTGGACGCGCTGGGCGGCGCGCCCGGGGTCCACTCCGCCCGCTGGTCCGACCTCGAGCCGGAGGGCCCGGCCAGCCCGGTGTGCGAGCTGGCGGGCGTGGCCGAGCTGGAGCTGGGCCCGGTGGCGGGGCGGGCCGCCCGGGACGAGCGGAACAACGACAAGCTGCTGGCGGCGCTCTCGGGCCTGCCCGACCCGCGCCGAGGCGCGCGGTACGAGGCGGTGCTGGCGCTCGCCCGTCCGGACGGGACGCTCGTCGGGACCGTCACCGGCACGTGCCCCGGGCGGATCGGCCACGCGCGACGGGGGGACGGCGGCTTCGGGTACGACCCGCTGTTCGTGCCGGCGGCGGAGCTCGCGGCCGGGGAGGGGGCCCGCGTGCGGACCATGGCCGAGCTCTCGTCGGACGAGAAGGACGCCCTCTCCCACCGAGGTGAGGCGTTCCGGAAGCTGCTCCCGATGCTGGCCGCGCTCGCTCGCGGCGCTTGA
- the rph gene encoding ribonuclease PH has translation MRKNGRGPLDLRPILLEPRVSKHAEGSCLVRFGDTHVLCTASVDEKVPPHVYGTGAGWVTAEYGMLPRSTHERMQREAARGKQTGRTLEIQRLVGRALRAAVDLRAIGPRTVTLDCDVIQADGGTRTAAITGAYVALVQAVRSIQKRKQLAHDPVKRSVAAVSVGIVAGEVHLDLDYDEDSTAEVDMNVVATGEGALVEVQGTAEGKPFARAELDRMLDAALAGLSRLKELQEAALRTP, from the coding sequence ATGCGAAAGAACGGCCGCGGCCCGCTCGACCTCCGTCCCATCCTCCTCGAGCCCCGCGTCTCCAAGCACGCGGAGGGCTCCTGCCTGGTGCGCTTCGGCGACACCCACGTGCTGTGCACCGCCTCGGTGGACGAGAAGGTCCCGCCGCACGTGTACGGCACCGGCGCCGGCTGGGTGACCGCGGAGTACGGCATGCTGCCGCGCTCCACGCACGAGCGGATGCAGCGCGAGGCGGCCCGCGGGAAGCAGACCGGGCGCACGCTCGAGATCCAGCGGCTGGTCGGGCGGGCGTTGCGCGCGGCGGTGGACCTGCGCGCCATCGGGCCGCGCACCGTCACGCTGGACTGCGACGTGATCCAGGCCGACGGCGGCACCCGGACCGCCGCCATCACCGGGGCCTACGTGGCGCTGGTGCAGGCGGTGCGCAGCATCCAGAAGCGCAAGCAGCTCGCGCACGATCCGGTGAAGCGCAGCGTGGCGGCGGTGTCGGTGGGGATCGTCGCGGGGGAGGTGCACCTCGACCTCGACTACGACGAGGACTCCACCGCCGAGGTGGACATGAACGTGGTCGCGACCGGCGAAGGCGCGCTGGTGGAGGTCCAGGGCACGGCGGAGGGCAAGCCGTTCGCGCGCGCCGAGCTGGACCGGATGCTCGACGCCGCGCTGGCCGGGCTGTCGCGCCTGAAGGAGCTCCAGGAGGCGGCGCTCCGGACGCCGTGA
- a CDS encoding N-acetylmuramoyl-L-alanine amidase family protein, with protein MLAHLAAALLALTAARGPSFVAVIDPGHGGEQEGAVSPGGVREKELTLQIARRVAARLKRTGAKAVLTRTADASVPLAARAALANAIRADLFVSIHLNSMPSAEARRTSHGIETYFLSADASDASATAVAARENADRLAGEPELDPSDPVAAILSDLEDTAALQQSSRLAYAVQERLVAALGAEDRGVKQAPFYVLAGARMPAVLLEVGFISHPAEGDRLRSTAYQEQVAGAIVEGIAAYRAQTLRASR; from the coding sequence GTGCTCGCGCACCTCGCCGCCGCGCTGCTCGCGCTCACCGCCGCCCGCGGGCCGAGCTTCGTCGCCGTGATCGACCCGGGTCACGGCGGGGAGCAGGAGGGGGCGGTCTCGCCGGGCGGCGTCCGCGAGAAGGAGCTGACGCTCCAGATCGCGCGGCGCGTGGCGGCCCGGCTGAAGCGCACGGGCGCGAAGGCCGTGCTCACCCGCACCGCGGACGCGTCGGTGCCGCTCGCCGCGCGGGCCGCGCTCGCGAACGCCATCCGCGCCGACCTCTTCGTCTCCATCCACCTGAACTCGATGCCCAGCGCCGAGGCGCGCCGCACCTCCCACGGCATCGAGACCTACTTCCTGTCCGCCGACGCGAGCGACGCCTCCGCCACCGCGGTGGCGGCGCGCGAGAACGCCGACCGGCTGGCCGGCGAGCCCGAGCTGGACCCGTCCGACCCCGTCGCCGCCATCCTGAGCGACCTCGAGGACACCGCGGCCCTGCAGCAGTCCTCCCGCCTCGCCTACGCGGTGCAGGAGCGGCTGGTCGCGGCGCTCGGGGCCGAGGACCGCGGCGTGAAGCAGGCCCCGTTCTACGTGCTCGCCGGCGCGCGCATGCCGGCGGTGCTGCTGGAGGTCGGGTTCATCTCGCACCCGGCCGAGGGCGACCGGCTGCGGAGCACGGCGTACCAGGAGCAGGTCGCGGGCGCCATCGTCGAGGGGATCGCCGCGTACCGCGCCCAGACGCTCCGGGCGAGCCGCTAG
- the selD gene encoding selenide, water dikinase SelD, whose product MSEADKTVRLTSLSHGAGUACKIRPADLAQVLRRLPAVDDPRVLVGHSTRDDAAVYALDAERAIVETVDFFTPVVDDPYWFGRIGAANAFSDIWAMGAKPLFALNLVAWPVKTLPMEMLGEVLRGGAEVARLAGAPVLGGHSIDDPEPKYGMAVTGLVHPDRVLRNVGARPGDRLLLTKPLGSGIITTAIKRGIAPAPMIDAAIELMSGLNRAAGEALAESGAVRALTDVTGFGLLGHAWEMAEGSGVALRLHAGAVPVLAGVLDLAAKDVLPGGSKANLAWVAPALRVAPGVAEALPAVLADAQTNGGLLAAVDGARAGAVLEALRAAGVAAVEVGEVLPGDPPRIELVP is encoded by the coding sequence ATGAGCGAGGCCGACAAGACCGTCCGGCTGACCAGCCTGAGCCACGGGGCGGGTTGAGCCTGCAAGATCCGCCCAGCGGATCTGGCGCAGGTCCTGCGCCGCCTCCCGGCCGTGGACGATCCCAGGGTGCTGGTCGGCCACTCGACCCGCGACGACGCGGCCGTGTACGCGCTCGACGCGGAGCGGGCGATCGTCGAGACGGTGGACTTCTTCACGCCGGTGGTGGACGACCCGTACTGGTTCGGCCGCATCGGCGCGGCCAACGCGTTCTCCGACATCTGGGCCATGGGCGCGAAGCCGCTGTTCGCGCTCAACCTGGTCGCCTGGCCGGTGAAGACGCTGCCCATGGAGATGCTGGGCGAGGTGCTGCGCGGCGGCGCCGAGGTGGCCCGGCTCGCGGGCGCGCCGGTGCTGGGCGGCCACAGCATCGACGACCCCGAGCCCAAGTACGGCATGGCCGTGACCGGCCTCGTCCACCCGGACCGCGTCCTCCGCAACGTCGGCGCCCGGCCGGGAGACCGCCTGCTCCTCACCAAGCCGCTCGGCTCCGGCATCATCACCACCGCCATCAAGCGCGGCATCGCGCCGGCCCCCATGATCGACGCGGCCATCGAGCTCATGTCCGGGCTGAACCGCGCCGCCGGCGAGGCGCTGGCGGAGAGCGGGGCGGTGCGCGCGCTCACCGACGTCACCGGCTTCGGCCTGCTCGGCCACGCCTGGGAGATGGCGGAGGGCTCCGGCGTCGCGCTCCGGCTCCACGCCGGCGCCGTGCCGGTGCTCGCGGGCGTGCTCGACCTCGCCGCCAAGGACGTGCTGCCGGGCGGCTCCAAGGCGAACCTGGCCTGGGTGGCGCCCGCGCTGCGGGTGGCGCCCGGGGTGGCCGAGGCGCTCCCGGCGGTGCTCGCCGACGCCCAGACCAACGGCGGGCTGCTCGCGGCGGTGGACGGGGCCCGGGCGGGCGCGGTGCTCGAGGCGCTCCGGGCGGCGGGCGTGGCGGCGGTGGAGGTGGGAGAGGTGCTCCCCGGCGACCCGCCGCGGATCGAGCTCGTCCCGTAG
- a CDS encoding tetratricopeptide repeat protein — protein sequence MEDTLKQALALGRGYYLKKDYGLAEQYLTEVVEQNQSFADVYNMLGVIYHDQGQYQKALRAFEAALRINPGYTDAALNLAVTYNDTGKYREAQETYRHALSRSGAQHGKLDRFVQGKLANMYADIGDVYLSSGLYPEAIAEYRRALALGPAFVDIRAKLAGALRDAGEREAAIAEYEEAVRQAPSYVLARLNLGLSLFTVGRKDEAVGHWQRVLEISPGNRNAEMYLQLAAGQS from the coding sequence ATGGAAGACACCTTGAAGCAGGCCCTCGCGCTCGGCCGCGGCTACTACCTCAAGAAGGACTACGGGCTCGCCGAGCAGTACCTGACCGAGGTCGTCGAGCAGAACCAGTCGTTCGCCGACGTGTACAACATGCTCGGCGTCATCTACCACGACCAGGGGCAGTACCAGAAAGCGCTGCGCGCCTTCGAGGCGGCGCTCCGCATCAACCCCGGCTACACCGACGCGGCGCTGAACCTCGCCGTCACCTACAACGACACCGGCAAGTACCGCGAGGCGCAGGAGACGTACCGCCACGCGCTGTCGCGCTCCGGCGCCCAGCACGGCAAGCTCGACCGCTTCGTGCAGGGCAAGCTCGCGAACATGTACGCCGACATCGGCGACGTGTACCTCTCCTCCGGCCTGTACCCGGAGGCGATCGCCGAGTACCGCCGGGCGCTCGCGCTCGGGCCGGCGTTCGTGGACATCCGCGCGAAGCTGGCCGGCGCGCTGCGCGACGCCGGCGAGCGCGAGGCCGCCATCGCCGAGTACGAGGAGGCGGTCCGGCAGGCCCCGAGCTACGTGCTCGCGCGCCTCAACCTGGGCCTGTCGCTCTTCACGGTGGGTCGCAAGGACGAGGCGGTGGGGCACTGGCAGCGGGTGCTCGAGATCTCGCCCGGCAACCGCAACGCCGAGATGTACCTGCAGCTGGCCGCAGGGCAATCGTAA
- a CDS encoding outer membrane protein assembly factor BamD has protein sequence MRRNLALAAALSAAVALAACGTKHTTFTGSLKLGKTPEENYQAGMDELKADNFTEAVKFFEFVKTKYPFSKFAALSELRLADVKFKQDRYLEAAEAYKQFVQLHPTHEDVDYAEYRSGLSYFKDAPGEFALFPPAAEKDQRQAEKAVQVLTDFVQTRTQSKYLPDAKKVLGEAQTRLAAREWYVAEYYFKRSLWAGAAGRYETLVDRYPGSRHEPEALWKLASACLKMDEKHRARKALQQLIVKHPGDARRAEAEKLLASIR, from the coding sequence ATGCGCCGGAACCTCGCCCTCGCCGCCGCCCTGTCCGCCGCCGTGGCCCTCGCGGCGTGCGGCACCAAGCACACCACCTTCACCGGCAGCCTGAAGCTCGGGAAGACGCCCGAGGAGAACTACCAGGCCGGCATGGACGAGCTGAAGGCGGACAACTTCACCGAGGCGGTGAAGTTCTTCGAGTTCGTGAAGACGAAGTACCCGTTCTCGAAGTTCGCGGCGCTCTCCGAGCTGCGCCTCGCCGACGTGAAGTTCAAGCAGGACCGGTACCTGGAGGCCGCCGAGGCCTACAAGCAGTTCGTCCAGCTCCACCCCACCCACGAGGACGTGGACTACGCCGAGTACCGCTCCGGCCTGTCCTACTTCAAGGACGCGCCCGGCGAGTTCGCGCTGTTCCCGCCCGCGGCGGAGAAGGACCAGCGGCAGGCGGAGAAGGCGGTGCAGGTGCTGACCGACTTCGTCCAGACCCGGACGCAGTCGAAGTACCTGCCGGACGCGAAGAAGGTGCTGGGCGAGGCGCAGACCCGGCTGGCGGCGCGCGAGTGGTACGTGGCCGAGTACTACTTCAAGCGCTCGCTGTGGGCGGGCGCCGCGGGGCGCTACGAGACGCTGGTGGACAGGTACCCGGGCTCCCGGCACGAGCCCGAGGCGCTCTGGAAGCTCGCCAGCGCGTGCCTGAAGATGGACGAGAAGCACCGCGCCCGGAAGGCGCTGCAGCAGCTCATCGTGAAGCACCCCGGCGACGCGCGGCGGGCCGAGGCCGAGAAGCTCCTTGCCTCGATCCGCTGA
- a CDS encoding regulatory protein RecX, with protein MPPPGQTPLARAKAIALRQLASRMRTEAQVRARLARDGLEAEADETVAWLRRLGYLDDAAYARARARSLVAGGRLGPRVAERRLVGEGIGAGEARAAVAAALAGEAGEDPRAAELALCRALAERRTRGRPLADLDASGLRRLSRFLLGRGFSGPVVARALGVYEDQDG; from the coding sequence GTGCCGCCCCCCGGGCAGACCCCGCTCGCGCGCGCCAAGGCGATCGCGCTCCGCCAGCTCGCGTCCCGCATGCGGACCGAGGCGCAGGTCCGCGCGCGCCTCGCGCGCGACGGCCTGGAGGCCGAGGCGGACGAGACCGTCGCCTGGCTGCGCCGGCTCGGCTACCTCGACGACGCCGCCTACGCCCGGGCCCGGGCGCGCTCGCTGGTCGCGGGCGGCAGGCTCGGGCCGCGCGTGGCCGAGCGCCGGCTGGTGGGGGAGGGGATCGGGGCGGGCGAGGCGCGGGCGGCCGTCGCCGCGGCGCTGGCCGGCGAGGCGGGGGAGGATCCGCGCGCCGCCGAGCTGGCCCTGTGCCGCGCGCTCGCGGAGCGCCGGACGCGGGGGCGCCCGCTCGCGGACCTCGACGCCAGCGGGCTGCGCCGGCTGTCGCGCTTCCTGCTCGGGCGCGGCTTCTCCGGGCCGGTGGTGGCCCGCGCCCTCGGGGTCTACGAGGACCAGGACGGCTGA
- a CDS encoding type IV pilus twitching motility protein PilT, with amino-acid sequence MELNEILQVALRAGASDIHLKAGLPPMFRVDGSLVPLKDARRLPPEEIARMGFGIMNEYQKEKFKQTNEVDLAYGVPGLGRFRVNVFQQRGTLGVVLRVIPFRIQSIEQLMLPKILEKIAGEQRGLVLVTGTTGSGKSTTLAAMIDHINATETCHIMTIEDPIEFLIRDKRSIVNQREVGVDTMSFGQALKSALRQDPDVILVGEMRDLETIETALTAAETGHLVMSTLHTLDATETVNRIISAFPPYQQKQVRLQLGSVLKAVISQRLVPRADGKGRVPAIEVLLATARVRELIEDKDRTKEISDAISQGHTTYGMQTFDQSLMALLRSSLITYEEALRQATNPDDFALRVSGVSGTSDSKWDSFEKPAEPGAAARAAAPSQPAAPRPAPGAPLGRLAPGAAPRPAAAPRAAGQGGPDDDFQIERF; translated from the coding sequence ATGGAACTCAACGAGATCCTGCAGGTCGCGCTCCGCGCCGGCGCCTCGGACATCCACCTGAAGGCGGGCCTCCCGCCGATGTTCCGCGTGGACGGCTCGCTGGTGCCGCTGAAGGACGCCCGCCGCCTGCCGCCCGAGGAGATCGCGCGGATGGGCTTCGGGATCATGAACGAGTACCAGAAGGAGAAGTTCAAGCAGACGAACGAGGTGGACCTCGCCTACGGCGTGCCCGGCCTCGGCCGCTTCCGCGTGAACGTCTTCCAGCAGCGCGGCACCCTCGGCGTGGTGCTCCGCGTCATCCCGTTCCGCATCCAGAGCATCGAGCAGCTCATGCTGCCGAAGATCCTGGAGAAGATCGCGGGGGAGCAGCGCGGCCTGGTCCTCGTCACCGGCACCACCGGCTCCGGCAAGTCCACCACGCTCGCGGCGATGATCGACCACATCAACGCGACCGAGACCTGCCACATCATGACCATCGAGGATCCCATCGAGTTCCTCATCCGCGACAAGCGCTCGATCGTGAACCAGCGCGAGGTCGGGGTGGACACGATGAGCTTCGGGCAGGCGCTGAAGAGCGCGCTCCGGCAGGACCCGGACGTCATCCTGGTGGGCGAGATGCGCGACCTCGAGACGATCGAGACCGCGCTCACCGCGGCCGAGACCGGCCACCTGGTGATGTCCACCCTGCACACCCTCGACGCCACCGAGACCGTCAACCGCATCATCTCGGCGTTCCCGCCCTACCAGCAGAAGCAGGTGCGCCTGCAGCTCGGCTCGGTGCTGAAGGCCGTGATCTCGCAGCGCCTGGTGCCGCGCGCCGACGGGAAAGGGCGCGTGCCGGCCATCGAGGTGCTGCTCGCGACGGCGCGCGTCCGCGAGCTCATCGAGGACAAGGACCGGACGAAGGAGATCTCCGACGCGATCTCGCAGGGCCACACCACCTACGGGATGCAGACGTTCGACCAGTCGCTGATGGCGCTGCTCCGCTCGAGCCTCATCACCTACGAGGAGGCGCTGCGCCAGGCCACCAACCCGGACGACTTCGCGCTGCGCGTCTCCGGCGTGAGCGGCACCTCCGACTCGAAGTGGGACTCGTTCGAGAAGCCCGCCGAGCCCGGCGCCGCCGCCCGCGCCGCCGCCCCCAGCCAGCCCGCCGCGCCGCGCCCCGCGCCCGGCGCGCCGCTCGGCCGGCTCGCGCCCGGGGCCGCGCCCCGGCCCGCCGCCGCGCCCCGCGCCGCCGGCCAGGGCGGGCCGGACGACGACTTCCAGATCGAGCGCTTCTAG
- a CDS encoding lysylphosphatidylglycerol synthase transmembrane domain-containing protein yields the protein MSQRGGAGRGVVLAAAAAGGAVLVGLVFFRPEWRGGAPALVPRFDLAAFARELPAQARWLVPFAGITAALPALRALVWRAALAPARVRWPDAYHATALGALVHNAVPGKLGPAAAAALLARFTGRPFGAALSSQLVAKLLELAAVVALGAAAAAARGGGAGGAALAGAAAVGTLAAGAVALARLGPAAARRLAPRHPRWAGLLAAGAEGIRGLAAPGRLSRALALGALPPLAAAAAYALPLAAFGVATPLAGGAVILALVTFGQLTPGLPVGTGVYYALAALGARRLGAGPADAAALAVLTHAATVLTLLAVGAASAAVRRDALREVLRRARAGRRGAGPGGDEAGAPVAGRRSRAPT from the coding sequence ATGTCGCAGCGGGGCGGCGCCGGACGGGGCGTGGTGCTCGCGGCCGCCGCCGCGGGCGGGGCCGTGCTCGTCGGGCTGGTGTTCTTCCGGCCCGAGTGGCGGGGCGGCGCGCCCGCCCTGGTCCCGCGCTTCGACCTGGCGGCGTTCGCCCGCGAGCTCCCGGCCCAGGCCCGCTGGCTCGTCCCGTTCGCGGGGATCACCGCCGCGCTGCCGGCGCTGCGCGCGCTGGTGTGGCGGGCCGCGCTCGCGCCGGCGCGCGTCCGCTGGCCGGACGCGTACCACGCCACCGCGCTCGGCGCGCTCGTGCACAACGCGGTGCCGGGCAAGCTGGGGCCGGCCGCGGCCGCGGCGCTGCTGGCGCGCTTCACCGGGCGGCCGTTCGGCGCGGCGCTGTCGTCGCAGCTCGTGGCGAAGCTGCTCGAGCTCGCGGCGGTGGTGGCGCTCGGCGCGGCGGCGGCCGCGGCGCGCGGGGGTGGGGCGGGCGGCGCCGCGCTCGCGGGCGCGGCGGCGGTGGGGACGCTCGCGGCGGGGGCGGTGGCGCTGGCCCGCCTCGGCCCGGCCGCGGCGCGCCGGCTGGCGCCGCGCCACCCGCGCTGGGCCGGGCTGCTGGCGGCCGGGGCCGAGGGGATCCGCGGCCTGGCGGCGCCGGGCCGGCTCTCCCGCGCGCTCGCGCTCGGCGCGCTCCCGCCGCTCGCCGCGGCGGCGGCCTACGCGCTCCCGCTCGCCGCGTTCGGCGTCGCCACCCCGCTCGCCGGCGGCGCGGTGATCCTCGCGCTCGTCACCTTCGGCCAGCTCACCCCGGGCCTGCCGGTGGGCACCGGCGTGTACTACGCGCTCGCGGCCCTGGGCGCGCGCCGGCTCGGGGCGGGGCCGGCGGACGCGGCCGCGCTCGCGGTGCTCACGCACGCGGCCACGGTGCTGACGCTGCTCGCCGTCGGGGCCGCCTCGGCGGCCGTCCGCCGCGACGCGCTGCGCGAGGTGCTGCGGCGGGCGCGGGCGGGCCGCCGCGGCGCCGGGCCGGGCGGGGACGAGGCCGGCGCACCCGTCGCCGGGCGCCGCTCACGCGCGCCTACATAG
- a CDS encoding phospholipase D-like domain-containing protein: MRLRTDGVLASALPVALGVALGGHLSRRLRRQQLARRFIRLADDVPLDVLLEREVGVPVRDGNEVALHADGSIFDALEREIRSARESIHICEFMWRGTGDPSERIGRAVLERRPGVACRIVLDWFGSKRFDPDLERRLVASGCQVRRHAPLPDPFRCNHRRVLVFDGRTAFVGGFGIWKSWLGNGVGEEGWRDTAARVRGPAVGDLQRAFDDSLQAAGGQPLPAAAYPRLAPAGPHRVAVVASTPAWARATLAARMSYALLASARRRLWIANSYFVPDRSLQDVLLARARAGVDVRVLAPGPWHDVPLVQAGQRRTYRRLLAGGVRVFEYAASMMHAKTILADDACAIGSTNMDSQSLSFLWEASIVTDAPEAAAGLARRFELDLTRSYEIEPGAWRRRPGAMRLREAGAAVAEPWL; encoded by the coding sequence ATGCGCCTGAGGACGGACGGAGTGCTGGCGAGCGCGTTGCCGGTCGCGCTCGGGGTGGCCCTGGGCGGCCACCTCTCCCGCCGGCTGCGCCGGCAGCAGCTCGCCCGGCGGTTCATCCGCCTGGCGGACGACGTGCCGCTCGACGTGCTGCTGGAGCGCGAGGTGGGCGTGCCGGTGCGCGACGGCAACGAGGTCGCGCTGCACGCGGACGGCTCGATCTTCGACGCGCTGGAGCGCGAGATCCGGTCCGCGCGCGAGTCGATCCACATCTGCGAGTTCATGTGGCGCGGCACCGGCGATCCCTCCGAGCGGATCGGCCGGGCGGTGCTGGAGCGGCGCCCGGGCGTCGCCTGCCGGATCGTGCTCGACTGGTTCGGGTCGAAGCGCTTCGACCCGGACCTGGAGCGGCGCCTGGTCGCGAGCGGCTGCCAGGTCCGGCGCCACGCGCCGCTGCCCGACCCGTTCCGCTGCAACCACCGGCGCGTGCTGGTGTTCGACGGGCGCACCGCGTTCGTGGGCGGCTTCGGGATCTGGAAGAGCTGGCTCGGGAACGGCGTCGGCGAGGAGGGCTGGCGCGACACCGCCGCGCGGGTGCGCGGCCCCGCGGTGGGCGACCTGCAGCGCGCCTTCGACGACAGCCTCCAGGCGGCGGGCGGCCAGCCGCTCCCCGCCGCCGCCTACCCGCGGCTCGCGCCGGCCGGGCCGCACCGGGTGGCGGTGGTCGCGTCCACGCCCGCGTGGGCGCGCGCCACCCTGGCCGCGCGCATGAGCTACGCGCTGCTGGCCTCGGCGCGCCGCCGGCTCTGGATCGCGAACTCCTACTTCGTGCCCGACCGCTCGCTCCAGGACGTGCTGCTCGCCCGCGCGCGGGCCGGGGTGGACGTGCGCGTGCTCGCGCCGGGGCCGTGGCACGACGTGCCGCTGGTGCAGGCCGGGCAGCGCCGGACGTACCGGCGGCTGCTCGCGGGCGGGGTGCGGGTCTTCGAGTACGCCGCCTCGATGATGCACGCGAAGACCATCCTCGCGGACGACGCCTGCGCCATCGGCTCGACGAACATGGACTCGCAGAGCCTCTCGTTCCTGTGGGAGGCGTCGATCGTGACCGACGCGCCCGAGGCCGCGGCCGGGCTGGCCCGGCGCTTCGAGCTGGACCTGACGCGCTCGTACGAGATCGAGCCCGGCGCGTGGCGGCGGCGGCCGGGGGCGATGCGGCTCCGCGAGGCGGGCGCCGCGGTGGCCGAGCCCTGGCTCTGA
- the rpsI gene encoding 30S ribosomal protein S9 produces the protein MAIQANMTVGRRKEAVARVRLVPGTGNITINGRSMDEYFGRETSKMILVEPLKLVDQMGKLDVFVNAAGGGLSGQAGAIRHGISRALVELNPEYRPVLKKAGFMTRDARAVERKKYGRPGARKRFQFSKR, from the coding sequence ATGGCTATCCAGGCGAACATGACCGTCGGCCGTCGCAAGGAGGCGGTCGCGCGCGTGCGGCTCGTCCCCGGCACGGGCAACATCACCATCAACGGCCGCTCGATGGACGAGTACTTCGGCCGCGAGACCTCGAAGATGATCCTGGTCGAGCCGCTCAAGCTGGTCGATCAGATGGGCAAGCTCGACGTCTTCGTGAACGCGGCCGGCGGCGGCCTCTCCGGCCAGGCCGGCGCGATCCGCCACGGCATCAGCCGCGCGCTGGTCGAGCTGAACCCCGAGTACCGCCCGGTCCTCAAGAAGGCCGGCTTCATGACCCGCGACGCGCGCGCCGTCGAGCGCAAGAAGTACGGCCGTCCGGGCGCCCGCAAGCGCTTCCAGTTCTCCAAGCGCTAG
- the rplM gene encoding 50S ribosomal protein L13 yields MSKGTTHSATRAEALNGRKWWVVDATDLTVGRAATRIASILKGKHKPAYTPSMDTGDFVVVVNAGKVRFTGNKETDKVFFTHTMHPGGAKQTPMNKLRERHPEQIIENAVRRMLPRNNLGRQMLAKLKVYAGDTHPHAAQKPEALSLAQ; encoded by the coding sequence ATGTCCAAAGGCACCACGCACAGCGCCACCCGCGCAGAGGCCCTGAACGGTCGGAAGTGGTGGGTCGTAGACGCCACCGACCTGACCGTCGGCCGCGCCGCCACCCGCATCGCCTCGATCCTCAAGGGCAAGCACAAGCCGGCGTACACCCCCTCGATGGACACCGGCGACTTCGTGGTCGTGGTGAACGCCGGGAAGGTCCGCTTCACCGGCAACAAGGAGACCGACAAGGTCTTCTTCACGCACACCATGCACCCGGGCGGCGCGAAGCAGACGCCGATGAACAAGCTCCGCGAGCGGCACCCCGAGCAGATCATCGAGAACGCCGTCCGCCGCATGCTGCCCCGCAACAACCTGGGCCGGCAGATGCTCGCCAAGCTCAAGGTCTACGCGGGCGACACGCACCCGCACGCGGCGCAGAAGCCCGAGGCACTGAGCCTCGCTCAGTAA